In Hylaeus volcanicus isolate JK05 unplaced genomic scaffold, UHH_iyHylVolc1.0_haploid 12237, whole genome shotgun sequence, the genomic stretch CTGACCCATGGATGACGATACCCTTGCGATTGATCCTTTACATTATCTTCGATATCAagctctttatttttttttttaataacaaatgaaatttcactgAATACTAAACATGgttcatttaaattgtattcttaTAATGTCTACATTTTTGTGAAATCCAAGTACTCTTATTCATTAagcttttatttcaataaaatcttttCCTATTTACTAGAATTTCACGCTTCTTTTAATCCAGTGGTTTcacttgtacatttttaaactaatCGTAGCACCTTAAAACAGTTCTTGTTTACACCCTCGCATGCTGTAAGTGCACTAAATTAATGCTTGGATTACTATTCACGAATACTTTAGCGTTTACTATATACCTCTTAAGAGTTTAGCGTGTTTTTTGTGTTAATAAAACTagattttgaataaatctCCTTAACAAGTAGAATTTACATGTAGTTCAATCTACCaaatcttcgttaaaaattgtaaacattaaaaaagagttgtatatttaaaagcTGAAAAGTAACATagcaaatataattacatttctgGAATTTCAACTTCCTCTTCATCAATCatttcttgtaaatttttgGGTTTTTGTCCGTCTACTGTGCATCCTATAGCGTTACACGTTCCTAAGACCTCCTTAACGGTTCCTTTAAGCTCTTGTGCTAAAACGCCTTTGTTGGCAGCTCGCAATGTGCGAGCAATGTCAATAATCACTGACAAAGGCAAGTCACCACTGTGcttgatattttttgttttctttctatctCGAAATGGTTCTTTAAGCGCCTTTATAAGGAGCGACGTGCATGTTGGCACAACATCAATCGTAGCTTGTCTGTTTTGAATTGTGAGTTTCACTGTGATTTTAATACCCTTCCAATCTTGCGTATGTTTGGCAATATCATCTCCAACCTTTTTCGGAGCCATACCTAAAGGACCTAATTTTGGTGCTAAAACAGAAGCGGCTCCAACCTCACCACCCGTTTGCCTCAAATACactacaaaattgaaaaagcaCAAACACtaataattcttctttaaatatGAACATCACTTTTACCATAATGAATGTCGTTAGGGTCAAACTTTGGAGCCATATTGAGGTTTGAATTAGTAAACGAAACGCACGGGTGTTGGCAAGAAGAATAGGTAAAGTCACTGTAAAAAATTGTCCCGTTGGGATGTGATTAATTACATGTTGGGGCATGCTCTGCAGTAACAGTAGGTGTTATATTAGTACAAACGTTTTGAGAagatttctattattttgcTGCCTCTCAAAAGCTGTGGAAGTCTTCTTTTCAACCTTCAGATATTGTTGGATATAAAATCAACATACTAAAGGATAACAGAAGATCCACTTTTATATAGATTGCAATGGCtcctaaagaaaaaaaaacgaaggcTCAAATTGCTGTAGCCGCAGCTTCTGGTTgccgtacaaaaaaaaaggttttaattttttttttagctaaatttatcgtttgagtttttttttttctaatttttcagaAGTGGTCTAAGGGAAAGCAACAAGATAAATTGAATAACAGtgttattttcgataaaagCACCAGtgaaaaattacttaaagAGTTGCCTAAGATGAAGTTTTTTACTCCCGCGGTCGTTTCCGAACGATTTCGTATCACCGTATCTCTTGCACGTCTTGCTATAAAGGAACTTGAGAACAATAAAGTGGTTCGCCGTGTCGGAACGTTTCATCATGCACAATATTTGTATGTTCGTTGTGAAAACGAGAAGGAAGagtaaattttttgttttggagtgttcatattttttccttaTGTAAATGTTGAATTCCAGTTATTGTTAAAGTACAAAAAACACATATAGAATAATGCACGTAAGAATTATGATTTCTCGTCAACCTTGATCTTTTCTCCAGTTACTGAAATACGTAATATGCGTTTCCAAATgagttttgttaatttttttaactaattgaatgaaagtaataaaattgtttttttaaacataaaacgTGAACGCTATTTTAATGATAAGCAATGTAAATGATCATTGAGCGCTTCAAGTGATTTGTTAGGGGTATCCTGACTGTTTTTGACGACATTTTTTGATGCCCGCCTAATTTCAACATATCCTTAGTAAGACGCTTGTACTGTGAACATACCATTCTGCGACTAAATCGCTCATAACTTGCTTGGAATTGTAATTAGCTTTTTCTGACTTCACTTTATGGTAGTTAtcctttcaaaattttttttttaatacatatctTTAGACACGGTATGAAAACAATGTACCTTAATAAATCTTGTGTAAGGTGTTAGTTCGCGTTTGTGACTCGATGGGTCCAAAATTTTTCCTTCGCGTAAAAAATGACCAAGAAATCTAGCATATGAATTGttgttttcgaattttttttttaatgattccTACATTAGTGATCCTTGACACTCTTGTTTTCCACATCTTGCAGTACTTAAATTGCTAATTTTGGAATGTCTTCCATAAATGTGGCCACATGCTTCACATTGATATCTTTTAGGATAatgaatttcataattatgtGTTATAGTAACAGGGATAAAAGGCCACAAACGTCTAGCTTTTTTAGCCCTACACAAATGAAGAACACCATGGTATGAAACTTGTAAGATACACTAAACGTTGAATTTCTGTAAAAGTTAAAGCACCATTTTTGGAACCCAGGGCCATGAGCCGGTTGCTCTtcgttttctaataaaaattgtgctgCATGACACATTTCATGTAATAATGTTGACTGCAGTCTCTCTTCTTTATCAATCACTCGTGAGGATAGCTGAATTTGAACTGTGCGCACCATCTGATTCCTTGTCATCATTGTTTGGCCAGCAGTCCGTGTCAGTCTTGAATTCCATTGTATAATAGTCGATGAGGGAATTTGATTTTCAAACACTGTTTCATTAAAGCGTTGAAACCTATGACAtgattttaaaacgaaacatGACTGGTTCCCATTCTCAATTCGTTTTATTCAAAAGACCATCTAATGAATTGTGAACTTACCATTTAGAGCAAAGAGCTTTACGTTGTTTGGTAAATTGAGGAAAACGACGTTGTGGTGTCACAGAAGAAATAATAAGCCGAGAGCGAGGTGTGGATGGACTCGTATCCCTCGTAGACAAACCTTCCCATTTTTCTCCTTCACATTGAACAGCTTCAGTGTCTTCATCATAGATATGACTCAATGTATCTGAATGTTCACTGGATGGTTCATCATCACTACAGGTGTGAAGTATTAAGGTGTTTTCAATCTCTTTTGATGCGTCCTCATCACGAACACTACTAGGTGAGTCTCTACCATGAATGTTGGTTTTTTCGTGTCCAGGGTTGTTTGTGGTGGACAAATTAAACGACGGGAGAAGACTGGGTTTGTTAAATGTTTCTTGCCACAAGTTGTTTTCACACGGTTCAGGATTAAAACACGGTTTACGCAACACACAAATAAGTTCTTCTAGTAACGCAAGTTCATCTTTCCACTCAAGTCGATGACCGAGAAGAACTGCATTTTTTTGATACACCAATAAAACTACAGACTCAATAAGATTAGAAGAATCTGTCTTTTGTGTTTGTATGACTTGCTCAACCCGTGGTTCTGTTCCGTTTCCATTAAAACATGTGTTCGTATTCGTTAGCCGTAACGACGTGACGTCTTCATGACCATCCTTAGCACACACTGGAGTTTCACAGCTGAAAGGAGATTCTACCAGATCAAcaagaattgattttttatcttGCCCATTCGTTTTTTTTATGGCTTCCtaaggatttaaaaaaataggtTTTTAAAATAGCATTGGTTATAAAAGACTTGCTACACAAAACGTACAGTGTCAATTTCATTCACGGACGAAGattctttgtaaaaaaaacgAGGTGTTTTTTCCCATTCTCCAGGAAGAGGCAAGGGAAAATCCTGTACACTCAAATCATCTGAAAACGCTTGTGTATCAAGTGATTTATCTAACAAATCATCTTGCGTTAAGTGTTGTGAAGAATTGTTGTGTTTCTGTTGGTTTGGTTTGGAAAAGAAACTTGAGAAAGAAAAGCGTGTTGCGCTGGCTGCTGCGTCAAGAACTCTTTTTGTTGATCGTTGTAAAAAGTTGAATGAGGACGTATCAGCACACTCTGCGTTGTTGGAACTCATGATTCTGACTAAAGAATGACCCtaactgattaaaaataaagagacaTATTGATTTGATGTTCTTCGTATTAAAACAGGGTGACTCTTTGCCATAGTACATTCaacattaatttaagaaattcaataatgttCCTGTACGAGcccacaattatttttctcattttttaaatgacataaacacaaaagaaataagaaatattcgttttgTGTActctataaaacaaaaatcgtttCTAAACAAAACAATCAAAACTGTTAGAAAACATCTGTGACAAAAAAACTCTATTTTGTTACTGCAACATACACGGTTGGTGTAACGTTACCTcgtcacattttttatttttttttgtctgaaaagatttaataaaatgtcctaattagaaaaagaaaaatagcgCGCCTTatcacagttttttttattaaattaaatcaatcttCACATTTTCGACTACCGTAACTATTTActcttaacattttttatcttatACACAACTCgacattttctcttttattaaatatattaaatacttttagaaTTGGTTTTTGAATAGCAataagcttttttttttataaagagtACTCACCTCtacattatatttcaaattaagtttaaaagaattcaaattttgcaaaagtaaCTATTTTAACCTGTCATGGCAGCTGATACGTCCTCTAACACTTCATCGAACGATTTTCTTGTTAACGATAATGGAGATTTCCTTAATACGCAAAACACACGTAAGTAGTTTGCCTCTCAGTTGATAGT encodes the following:
- the LOC128883875 gene encoding uncharacterized protein LOC128883875, which translates into the protein MSSNNAECADTSSFNFLQRSTKRVLDAAASATRFSFSSFFSKPNQQKHNNSSQHLTQDDLLDKSLDTQAFSDDLSVQDFPLPLPGEWEKTPRFFYKESSSVNEIDTEAIKKTNGQDKKSILVDLVESPFSCETPVCAKDGHEDVTSLRLTNTNTCFNGNGTEPRVEQVIQTQKTDSSNLIESVVLLVYQKNAVLLGHRLEWKDELALLEELICVLRKPCFNPEPCENNLWQETFNKPSLLPSFNLSTTNNPGHEKTNIHGRDSPSSVRDEDASKEIENTLILHTCSDDEPSSEHSDTLSHIYDEDTEAVQCEGEKWEGLSTRDTSPSTPRSRLIISSVTPQRRFPQFTKQRKALCSKWFQRFNETVFENQIPSSTIIQWNSRLTRTAGQTMMTRNQMVRTVQIQLSSRVIDKEERLQSTLLHEMCHAAQFLLENEEQPAHGPGFQKWAKKARRLWPFIPVTITHNYEIHYPKRYQCEACGHIYGRHSKISNLSTARCGKQECQGSLIFLGHFLREGKILDPSSHKRELTPYTRFIKDNYHKVKSEKANYNSKQVMSDLVAEWRASKNVVKNSQDTPNKSLEALNDHLHCLSLK
- the LOC128883880 gene encoding uncharacterized protein LOC128883880, whose product is MAPKEKKTKAQIAVAAASGCRTKKKKWSKGKQQDKLNNSVIFDKSTSEKLLKELPKMKFFTPAVVSERFRITVSLARLAIKELENNKVVRRVGTFHHAQYLYVRCENEKEE
- the LOC128883878 gene encoding uncharacterized protein LOC128883878 encodes the protein MAPKFDPNDIHYVYLRQTGGEVGAASVLAPKLGPLGMAPKKVGDDIAKHTQDWKGIKITVKLTIQNRQATIDVVPTCTSLLIKALKEPFRDRKKTKNIKHSGDLPLSVIIDIARTLRAANKGVLAQELKGTVKEVLGTCNAIGCTVDGQKPKNLQEMIDEEEVEIPEM